CCGGCAGGAAATCAGAGAGCGTATAGGTGAGTATTTTGGAACTCCCGGCTGTTATCTTCGCGCATACCGCTATCGTGCGGATTTGACTCAGGCCGCGCTGGCAAAGAAGGCTGATATACGCCAAGCCCACCTGTCTGAAATGGAAAACAACAAACGCCCTATTGGGAAAGTGAACGCAAGGAAACTTGGGAAGATATTGAAGTTTGATTATAGGAAGATGCTGTAGAAATAAGTTGATGAGAATGTTTGAGGAGATGGTTTGACAATATACCAATTGATGGGATACGATGATGGAGAAATGGGAAGTTGGTTTTACGAGACAAGCATTGAAACAAA
The Candidatus Dadabacteria bacterium DNA segment above includes these coding regions:
- a CDS encoding helix-turn-helix transcriptional regulator — its product is MSSELKIRHDVAEVTITLREKVDSARLKEMLMSTLDEYQNETLIPASVVRQEIRERIGEYFGTPGCYLRAYRYRADLTQAALAKKADIRQAHLSEMENNKRPIGKVNARKLGKILKFDYRKML